The following coding sequences are from one Rutidosis leptorrhynchoides isolate AG116_Rl617_1_P2 chromosome 11, CSIRO_AGI_Rlap_v1, whole genome shotgun sequence window:
- the LOC139877709 gene encoding uncharacterized protein isoform X2: MWRCKWAELKIKQFESQALKYAKQIADRNRTKHLASNQSIPVGSCSRSMPYTTQKRRRKLLKRRKRKRIEETADVDLYMSQHYLFSYHENKRSDADEVAMMDDVDEPEQKTTSQEMLGLDMHTNCSFLEDNDNEMEHLLQKIDMAQTRVHIFKAQLDSVISENAQMFPAIENLNDLVLADEQTSAVHSPAFSNSEFDIEGLGMSERAVSNFDEAFHIPDIIESTVGTLSSVDVTQHQSLVGDSCENILDNMPLHDETTEAVKHGLRNCQHQVTVKQEEIKSEEEESAHLDPAIVSDTATKDDITQEQSALKSSTVSDFQIPKNKRKRGERKAGPSNWNLHLPGDPDSK, encoded by the exons ATGTGGCGTTGTAAATGGGCAGAATTAAAGATAAAGCAGTTCGAATCACAAGCATTGAAATATGCTAAACAGATAGCAGACCGTAATCGGACAAAACACTTGGCTTCAAATCAGTCTATTCCAGTAGGGTCTTGTTCAAGATCAATGCCATATACTACCCAAAAGCGGCGCCGAAAACTCCTGAAAAGGAGGAAAAGGAAGAGAATTGAAGAGACAGCTGATGTTGATTTATATATGTCACAGCATTATCTCTTCTCCTACCATG AAAATAAGAGGTCAGATGCAGATGAAGTCGCTATGATGGATGATGTTGATGAACCCG AACAAAAAACGACTAGTCAGGAAATGCTTGGCCTTGACATGCATACCAATTGCTCATTCCTTGAAGACAATGATAATGAAATGGAGCACCTTCTTCAAAAGATCGATATGGCACAGACCCGGGTTCACATATTTAAAGCTCAACTTGATTCGGTCATCTCTGAAAATGCTCAGATGTTTCCTGCAATTGAGAATTTGAACGATCTTGTTCTCGCTGATGAACAGACAAGTGCCGTTCATAGTCCTGCTTTCTCTAACTCAGAGTTTGATATCGAAGGTTTAGGTATGTCTGAACGTGCAGTTTCAAACTTTGATGAGGCTTTTCATATACCTGATATAATTGAAAGCACAGTTGGGACCTTATCGTCTGTTGATGTTACTCAACATCAGTCGCTTGTCGGAGATTCATGTGAAAAT ATATTAGATAACATGCCGTTACACGACGAAACTACAGAAGCAGTAAAGCACGGCTTAAGAAACTGCCAACACCAAGTCACAGTAAAGCAGGAAGAAATTAAAAGTGAAGAAGAAGAAAGCGCCCATCTTGACCCGGCAATAGTTTCCGACACTGCAACAAAAGATGACATCACTCAAGAACAATCGGCTCTCAAATCAAGTACGGTTTCAGATTTCCAAATTCCAAAGAATAAGAGAAAACGAGGGGAGCGTAAAGCTGGTCCAAGTAACTGGAATTTACATCTTCCAGGTGACCCTGATAGCAAATAA
- the LOC139877709 gene encoding uncharacterized protein isoform X1, giving the protein MWRCKWAELKIKQFESQALKYAKQIADRNRTKHLASNQSIPVGSCSRSMPYTTQKRRRKLLKRRKRKRIEETADVDLYMSQHYLFSYHENKRSDADEVAMMDDVDEPEQKTTSQEMLGLDMHTNCSFLEDNDNEMEHLLQKIDMAQTRVHIFKAQLDSVISENAQMFPAIENLNDLVLADEQTSAVHSPAFSNSEFDIEGLGMSERAVSNFDEAFHIPDIIESTVGTLSSVDVTQHQSLVGDSCENLLQILDNMPLHDETTEAVKHGLRNCQHQVTVKQEEIKSEEEESAHLDPAIVSDTATKDDITQEQSALKSSTVSDFQIPKNKRKRGERKAGPSNWNLHLPGDPDSK; this is encoded by the exons ATGTGGCGTTGTAAATGGGCAGAATTAAAGATAAAGCAGTTCGAATCACAAGCATTGAAATATGCTAAACAGATAGCAGACCGTAATCGGACAAAACACTTGGCTTCAAATCAGTCTATTCCAGTAGGGTCTTGTTCAAGATCAATGCCATATACTACCCAAAAGCGGCGCCGAAAACTCCTGAAAAGGAGGAAAAGGAAGAGAATTGAAGAGACAGCTGATGTTGATTTATATATGTCACAGCATTATCTCTTCTCCTACCATG AAAATAAGAGGTCAGATGCAGATGAAGTCGCTATGATGGATGATGTTGATGAACCCG AACAAAAAACGACTAGTCAGGAAATGCTTGGCCTTGACATGCATACCAATTGCTCATTCCTTGAAGACAATGATAATGAAATGGAGCACCTTCTTCAAAAGATCGATATGGCACAGACCCGGGTTCACATATTTAAAGCTCAACTTGATTCGGTCATCTCTGAAAATGCTCAGATGTTTCCTGCAATTGAGAATTTGAACGATCTTGTTCTCGCTGATGAACAGACAAGTGCCGTTCATAGTCCTGCTTTCTCTAACTCAGAGTTTGATATCGAAGGTTTAGGTATGTCTGAACGTGCAGTTTCAAACTTTGATGAGGCTTTTCATATACCTGATATAATTGAAAGCACAGTTGGGACCTTATCGTCTGTTGATGTTACTCAACATCAGTCGCTTGTCGGAGATTCATGTGAAAAT TTGTTGCAGATATTAGATAACATGCCGTTACACGACGAAACTACAGAAGCAGTAAAGCACGGCTTAAGAAACTGCCAACACCAAGTCACAGTAAAGCAGGAAGAAATTAAAAGTGAAGAAGAAGAAAGCGCCCATCTTGACCCGGCAATAGTTTCCGACACTGCAACAAAAGATGACATCACTCAAGAACAATCGGCTCTCAAATCAAGTACGGTTTCAGATTTCCAAATTCCAAAGAATAAGAGAAAACGAGGGGAGCGTAAAGCTGGTCCAAGTAACTGGAATTTACATCTTCCAGGTGACCCTGATAGCAAATAA
- the LOC139874933 gene encoding uncharacterized protein: MSRPNDNFNIESSHLSLTHPLERNSLHPSRKAYAKCFRLTAWPAQKYENLNPFIKFKNKLKFVKDKLKSWHKDFLITCNQNKRNLLSTIDQIDDQLVNGGDNIELSVQRINALKDLASINKIESMNLTQKNKKLWNSYGDENSSLFHSSINKKRKKLEITSVLDNGSWVSSPDLVKNTFLKFFKEKFTNLNTVKLSRPSSHLHHMSDEMSNGMEMPFTELEIRKAVWDCGDDKAPGPDGFSFRFIKFFWDLVKEDVCAFVHNFHASGYIPKGCNSSFFTLIPKIDNPLFVKDYRPISLIGIQYKILSKLLANRLSVVIGSIISKEQSAFIKGRQILDGPLMINEIIDWCNKKKKKAMLFKVDFEKAFDSISWDFLVTMLSNLGFGRRWIMWVKGCLNSSFASVLVNGSPTEEFKIGRGLRQGDPLSPFLFIICMEGLHVAMLDAIDQNLFKCISVGNIGNVVNISHCFFADDALFIGEWSDDNIRNLICILKCFFLVSGLQVNIHKSNIMGIGIPLNERNRAANAFGCTPATIPFTYLGIPIGANMRRIENWNTIVNKVEKRLAKWKVNLLSFGGRLTLIKSVLGALGTYFLSMFKAPKGVIKRLESLRANFLWGGSKEDRKIHWVKWSEIIKSKEKGGLGVVSYDSLNKALLYKWRWRYVTCSEWLWVSVIKASHGEQRDGYSPLVNKNVTGSWAHINRAISDIHVQHPSVGSSLSLKLGNGNNTLFWFDKWLNGSSPKICFPRLFALESDKFCKVSDRRLQDGWSWNWRRQIRSGTESHQLNDLLVAAANIQMFEATDAWVFNLSQQGTFSVSLLRKIIDQNVTGNPATYWCKYIPPKVNFFLWRARLNRLPDKCSLLVRDVKIDNVLCPSCSTHAEDFTHIFFECNIASQVWTYIATWTQVDIPICNTFEDLLKWIPTTHKNLKAATSMEVICFATMWNIWRFRNGNIFEPNKFKKCQIIDSIVLSSFDWLSSRYKKANLNWITWLQNPLLSL; encoded by the coding sequence AGTATGAGAACTTGAAccctttcattaagtttaaaaataaacttaaatttGTTAAAGATAAGCTCAAGTCTTGGCACAAAGATTTTTTGATTACTTGTAATCAAAATAAGAGAAATCTTTTATCTACTATTGACCAAATCGATGATCAGCTTGTTAATGGTGGAGATAACATTGAATTATCGGTGCAACGTATTAATGCTTTAAAAGATCTTGCTTCAATCAACAAAATAGAAAGCATGAACCTGACTCAGAAGAATAAGAAACTTTGGAATAGTTATGGTGATGAAAACTCCTCACTTTTCCACTCATCCATTAACAAGAAACGAAAAAAACTAGAAATCACCAGTGTGCTCGATAACGGCTCTTGGGTTTCTTCTCCAGATCTCGTCAAAAACACGTTTCTTAAATTTTTCAAAGAAAAATTCACAAATTTAAATACTGTGAAATTGAGCAGGCCGAGTTCTCATCTTCATCATATGTCAGACGAGATGTCGAATGGGATGGAGATGCCGTTCACTGAATTGGAAATTAGAAAAGCAGTTTGGGATTGCGGTGACGACAAAGCTCCCGGGCCAGACGGGTTCTCTTTCCGTTTTATCAAGTTTTTTTGGGACCTTGTAAAGGAAGATGTTTGTGCTTTCGTCCATAACTTTCATGCCTCGGGATACATTCCAAAAGGTTGTAACTCTTCCTTCTTTACTTTGATTCCCAAGATTGATAACCCGCTTTTTGTCAAAGATTATCGCCCCATTAGTCTCAttggcattcaatataaaattcttTCTAAATTGCTTGCTAATCGGCTTTCGGTTGTAATTGGTTCCATTATAAGCAAAGAACAATCTGCCTTCATCAAAGGTCGTCAAATCCTTGACGGTCCTTTGATGATTAATGAAATCATAGATTGGTGtaataagaaaaagaaaaaggcGATGCTCTTTAAAGTAGACTTTGAAAAGGCATTTGACTCGATAAGTTGGGATTTCTTGGTTACAATGCTTTCTAATCTTGGCTTTGGGCGTAGATGGATTATGTGGGTTAAAGGTTGTCTCAATTCCTCTTTTGCGTCGGTTTTGGTTAACGGTAGTCCAACCGAGGAGTTTAAAATTGGTCGTGGTCTCCGACAAGGTGATCCTTTGTCTCCGTTTCTATTTATTATTTGTATGGAAGGCCTTCATGTGGCGATGTTGGATGCTATAGATCAAAACTTGTTTAAATGCATTTCGGTGGGTAATATTGGAAATGTAGTTAATATATCTCACTGTTTTTTCGCCGATGACGCTTTATTTATAGGAGAATGGAGCGACGACAATATTCGGAACCTTATTTGTATTCTCAAATGTTTCTTTCTTGTTTCGGGTCTCCAGGTTAATATTCACAAATCCAATATTATGGGGATTGGCATTCCTTTGAACGAACGTAATAGAGCAGCTAATGCCTTCGGGTGCACTCCAGCCACTATACCTTTTACTTATCTTGGAATCCCGATTGGTGCCAACATGAGACGCATAGAAAATTGGAATACGATAGTTAATAAAGTTGAAAAACGTTTAGCTAAATGGAAGGTGAATCTCCTTTCATTTGGAGGTCGTTTAACGTTGATAAAATCGGTTCTAGGAGCTCTTGGGACTTACTTCCTTTCTATGTTCAAAGCTCCTAAAGGAGTTATTAAGCGCCTAGAATCTCTTCGAGCTAACTTTCTTTGGGGTGGATCTAAGGAAGATCGAAAAATCCATTGGGTTAAATGGAGTGAAATTATTAAGAGTAAAGAAAAGGGGGGTCTCGGGGTTGTGAGCTATGACTCTCTTAACAAAGCTCTCCTATATAAGTGGCGTTGGAGATATGTTACTTGTAGCGAATGGTTATGGGTTTCGGTTATCAAAGCTTCTCATGGTGAACAACGAGATGGGTATTCTCCTTTGGTTAACAAAAATGTCACAGGTTCATGGGCTCATATCAATCGAGCCATTTCTGATATCCATGTGCAACATCCTTCTGTTGGTAGTTCTTTATCTCTCAAACTTGGTAATGGCAATAACACTCTTTTTTGGTTTGATAAATGGTTAAATGGGTCATCTCCTAAGATTTGTTTTCCTCGTCTCTTTGCTCTTGAATCGGACAAATTTTGCAAGGTTAGTGATAGGCGCTTACAAGATGGTTGGTCCTGGAACTGGCGCAGACAAATCCGATCGGGTACCGAATCCCATCAGCTCAATGATCTCTTAGTTGCAGCTGCGAATATTCAAATGTTCGAGGCTACTGATGCGTGGGTTTTCAATCTTTCTCAACAGGGCACTTTCTCGGTTAGTTTACTTCGAAAAATTATTGATCAAAATGTTACAGGTAATCCGGCGACTTATTGGTGCAAATACATCCCCCCAAAAGTTAACTTTTTCCTTTGGCGTGCCCGCCTTAATAGGCTTCCGGACAAGTGTAGTTTGTTGGTTAGAGATGTTAAGATTGATAACGTTTTGTGCCCTTCATGTTCTACGCACGCCGAAGACTTCACTCATATTTTCTTCGAATGCAACATTGCATCTCAAGTTTGGACGTACATTGCCACTTGGACCCAGGTTGACATTCCCATTTGCAATACCTTTGAAGACTTGTTGAAGTGGATCCCTACAACTCATAAAAATTTGAAGGCTGCTACCAGTATGGAAGTAATTTGTTTCGCAACCATGTGGAATATATGGCGTTTCAGAAACGGGAACATTTTCGAGCCAAATAAATTTAAGAAATGTCAAATTATCGACTCTATTGTTTTATCCTCTTTTGATTGGCTTTCGTCTCGTTATAAGAAAGCTAATCTTAATTGGATAACGTGGTTACAAAATCCTTTACTGTCTTTGTAA